One Heptranchias perlo isolate sHepPer1 unplaced genomic scaffold, sHepPer1.hap1 HAP1_SCAFFOLD_70, whole genome shotgun sequence genomic region harbors:
- the LOC137318383 gene encoding alpha-1B-glycoprotein-like: MNGLALCFVMAILSQQQAVLPQDTLTKPQIALSEQTGVYWRGENISITCTGHKESGNSTFYLYRDKQILTSPRIYVENNSAIFTVNASNPEGGYQCQYGREISGEWIKSPRSRDVRIIVTDRPPKPTIYIYRQVKVFVKGERMKLVCVARTPTRGHYFYLYRGTEEESAQFQRAESWSLFVIFEVQDIVEVGTQEYTCSYWRRVSGREIFAERSDPVAVTVIERPTKPRIAPEGKYRVFVDGELVRVTCTAPSPVGNATFHLYQGGEKKPVASETSQSANSSATFDITNILGVAIKHYACGYVTSVSERLIESERSDSVKIVVEIRLVRPYLYFQGVTRTLEVGESARLVCQGAFEDRDSTFYLYKDSQEEALLSKSPRDMTFHVAFDIRDTLINGTEYYSCAYRRRLTQRTVLSGRSNSLAITAHNPLTKPELILNVQTGKYWKGQVMTMTCEGDVREPDGYFYFYRDGQPAYVGEPHSFQTVSILGPNRVGIYQCKYAMDAPGKWFESPFSDGVRVTEIGDLPRPTITLEGGHKMFEVGQSVTVTCEAPSGEAGRKFYLYQSTGMRPVMSEKAKPWSLSVTFDIKDVMRRGDDYYTCAYRRREAEEEKFSQRSDPLKVSTL, translated from the exons ATGAACGGGTTAGCTCTTTGCTTTGTGATGG CGATTCTCAGCCAGCAGCAGGCCGTTCTTCCTCAGG ATACACTGACTAAACCGCAAATTGCTCTCAGTGAACAGACTGGTGTTTACTGGCGAGGGGAGAATATCAGCATTACCTGCACTGGACACAAAGAATCTGGGAATAGCACATTTTATTTGTACAGAGATAAGCAAATATTGACAAGTCCCCGCATCTATGTGGAGAATAACAGCGCCATATTCACAGTTAATGCATCAAACCCAGAAGGCGGGTATCAGTGTCAATATGGAAGAGAGATCTCCGGGGAATGGATCAAGTCACCTCGTAGCCGAGATGTGAGGATCATTGTCACAG ATCGTCCCCCCAAGCCAACAATCTACATATACCGACAGGTCAAGGTGTTCGTGAAAGGAGAGCGTATGAAGCTGGTGTGTGTAGCTCGGACTCCCACTCGAGGCCACTACTTTTACTTGTACCGAGGCACTGAGGAGGAATCGGCCCAGTTTCAGAGGGCCGAGTCTTGGAGCTTGTTTGTCATCTTCGAGGTCCAGGACATTGTGGAGGTCGGGACGCAAGAGTACACGTGTTCCTATTGGAGGCGGGTGTCGGGGCGGGAGATATTCGCAGAGCGCAGTGACCCTGTGGCCGTGACTGTAATCG AGCGTCCCACCAAACCGAGGATTGCCCCTGAGGGGAAATACCGTGTCTTCGTCGATGGGGAGCTTGTGAGAGTTACGTGCACGGCTCCCTCCCCCGTTGGAAACGCCACCTTTCACTTGTACCAAGGCGGAGAGAAGAAACCGGTCGCCTCCGAGACGAGCCAATCGGCCAATAGTTCCGCCACGTTTGACATCACCAACATACTGGGCGTCGCCATCAAACATTACGCATGTGGCTACGTCACATCCGTGTCTGAGAGACTGATCGAGTCGGAGCGCAGCGACTCAGTGAAGATAGTCGTGGAGA TCCGCTTGGTGAGACCGTATCTCTATTTCCAAGGAGTGACCAGGACGTTGGAGGTGGGAGAATCGGCCAGGCTTGTGTGCCAGGGAGCTTTTGAAGATCGTGACAGCACCTTCTACTTGTACAAGGACAGCCAGGAGGAGGCGCTGTTGTCCAAGTCCCCCAGAGACATGACGTTTCACGTCGCCTTCGACATCAGGGACACCTTGATCAACGGGACCGAGTATTACTCGTGCGCCTATCGGAGACGGCTGACCCAGCGGACAGTGCTGTCGGGCCGCAGTAACTCCTTGGCGATAACCGCGCACA ATCCGCTCACAAAACCAGAGCTGATCCTTAATGTACAGACGGGCAAGTATTGGAAAGGACAAGTCATGACCATGACGTGTGAGGGAGACGTGCGGGAGCCGGACGGTTACTTTTATTTTTACAGAGATGGGCAACCTGCATACGTTGGGGAGCCCCACAGCTTTCAAACCGTCAGTATTCTGGGTCCAAACAGGGTGGGAATCTACCAGTGTAAGTACGCAATGGACGCCCCTGGAAAATGGTTCGAATCCCCATTCAGTGATGGCGTGAGAGTGACTGAGATAG GTGATCTTCCAAGACCGACGATCACTTTGGAAGGAGGTCACAAGATGTTTGAGGTGGGACAGTCGGTCACCGTGACCTGCGAAGCTCCCTCTGGAGAAGCAGGTCGCAAGTTTTATTTGTACCAAAGCACCGGAATGAGGCCGGTGATGTCTGAGAAGGCAAAACCCTGGAGTCTGTCCGTCACGTTTGACATCAAGGACGTAATGAGACGCGGCGACGATTACTACACGTGTGCTTATCGGAGACGAGAGGCAGAAGAGGAGAAATTCTCTCAGCGTAGCGATCCGCTGAAAGTATCAACTCTGT AA
- the LOC137318407 gene encoding histone H2B 1/2-like has product MPEDKKAAPKKGAKKTLSKAPAKGGKKRRKSRKESYSIYVYKVMKQVHPDTGISSKAMSIMNSFVNDIFERIAGEASRLAHYNKRATISSREIQTAVRLLLPGELAKHAVSEGTKAVTKYTSSK; this is encoded by the coding sequence atgcctgaggacaagaaagcagctcccaagaagggcgccaagaaaaccttgagtaaagcaccagccaagggcggcaagaagcggagaaagtcgaggaaggagagttactccatctacgtctacaaagtgatgaagcaggttcaccccgacaccggcatctcctccaaggccatgagcatcatgaactcctttgtgaacgatattttcgagcgcatcgcgggtgaggcttcccgcctggcccattataataaacgggcgaccatcagctcccgggagatccagaccgccgtgcgcctgctgctgcccggggaactggccaagcacgccgtgtcggaagggacaaaggcggtgaccaagtacaccagctccaagtaa